The following nucleotide sequence is from Oncorhynchus kisutch isolate 150728-3 linkage group LG29, Okis_V2, whole genome shotgun sequence.
TTAATCAACATGTGCTTGACGCACcagacaagctcagtagcctacatatagttgatttgattaaaacacatggtGTGACTATATGGGGGAAAAATACACAATTGCAATTTCTATCAATCGATTAGTTGAAAGCACAAAGCAAGTTTGGACAAGCCTAGTTTGCACAACCaatgaatttctgcacaaactgtcagaaaacgtctctgggaagctcatctgcatgcttgttgtcctcaccagggtcttaaccGACTTcggtgggcaaatgctcaccttcggtGGCCACTGGCTTATTGGAGAAGTTCACAGATGAAAccctgtttcaactgtaccagggagctgtcagtgtgtgtggtgtggacgAGCAGTTTGTGAATGTTGTTAACAGtttcccatggtggcggtggcaGGCATGAGCTACGGACAATgagcacaattgtattttattgatggcaatttgaatgcacagagataccttgatgagattctgaggcccattgccgtgccattcatccattacctcatgtttcaacatgataatgcacacaaggatctgtacacaattcctggaagctgtaaatgtcccagttcttccatggcttgcaTACTTTTAGACATTTTTGGGATGATGGCGTGTTCCAGTTAATGGCTGATACTCCActcagccattgaagaggagtgggacaacgttctacaggccacaatcaacagcgcAGTCAACTTTAAGCGAAGGCGATGTCGTGCTgcttgaggcaaatggtggtcacacgagatactaactggttttctgatccacgcgcctatcttttttttttaaggtacctTTGTCCAGCAgaagcatatctgtattcccagttgtgaaatccctagattagggcctaatgaatttatttaaattgactgatttccttatgaactgtaactgagtaaaacatctttgaaattgttgcatttaaaaTGTTTGTTCAGTGTCGATCATTCTCTCTAACCCATATTTAAAACAAATAATGTAACCTTTTAACTACAgtcagttaagtcagttaagaaaaaattcttatttacaatgacggcctaccgggttaactgccttgttcaagggcagaacaacagatttttaccttgtcagctcggggattcgatccagcaacctttcagttactggcccaatgctctaaccactacgctacctgccgccccataacaCTGTAATCACTACTTCTAGGCCACTTATATCATTTTAAACATAATAAAACGTGCTCAAATCAATTAGTTTCCAACAATATGAAGAGTTGTCCTCTGTGATATTTTTGTGGCAAAcacaacgctttgtattcaggacataaagttaatttctttgacacattttgGTAGTTTTACTTTAGTTCCTTAATGCAAACCGGATGCATGTTTAGAAATATTTGTATTCTTTACAGGCTTCCTTCACTGTGTCCGttagttaggttagtattgtggagtaactaaaatgctgttgatccatcctaatTTTTTCCAATCATAGCCATTACTCTATAACTGtttaagtcaccattggcctcaaggTTAAATTCCTGAgtggttttcttcctctctgacaacggagttaggaaggactcctgtatctttTCTAGcgtctgggtgtattgatacaccatccaaagtgaacTAAATAACTTAAAGTtaaaaggaatattcaatgtctgcttctttttttaaatttttttcattcttttttttcatctaccaataggtgcccttctttggcATTGCGAAagcttcctggtctttgtggttgaatctgtgtttgaaattcactactcgactgagggaccttacaagtatctgtatgtgtggggtacagagatgaggtagtcattcagatatcatgttaaacacttattgcacacacagtgagtccatgcaacttattatgtgaattGTTAAGCACATTTATACTCATTTAGGCTAGCCATAACAAAGGAGTGtaatacttattgactcgagacatttcagctttaaaatgttttattaattcgtaaaaatgtctaaaaacacttccactttgacattatggagtattgtgtgtaggccagtgatgataaaatcacattttaatctATTTTAAAGTCTGTCTTACAGTCaggctgtaagacaacaaaatgtggaaaaagtcaagggtgtgaatactttctgaaggctctgtagctACAAACCATATGTTTTCGACCTTCACCATTCTCTTCACAACACCACCTTGATAATTCTCTCAGTAAGGGAATAGGTCACatctcaacaaaaaaaaacaatcttCTTCCTGTACGACATGGAATAATCCACACTGCACAAAAGCAAAGTCGACGGACCAACAACACGAAAAAAAAACATTCACCGTTTTTATACCTTATTGAGAACTGAAAGAAATGACTGCTGTGAGCTAGGCAGTGACTAGTGGGTTGTGACATCGTTGTGTGTGCCGCAGATAGCTTCCGCTACTCCTGTGACATCTGCGGGAAGAAATACAAGTACTACAGCTGCTTCCAGGAGCATCGTGACCTGCATGCTGTTGACGGTAATGGACTTGCCTACCtaacctctcttctcctccttttactTTCCATTTTTTTGTTCCTACTAGGCCTTTCTATTCGGTGTCTGTTTTTGACTTCAAATGGGAACTTGTTCTGTCTCCGTGGCGATGTTGACTTGACTTGCAGTTCCATAAAAGTTTGGTTTTGTTAATGAATTCCTTGGAAGTTGAGCATGTAAAGTCCCTAGTAAAAGGAAGATCTCAAATGCTTAAAACAGGAAACTAGCCAGTCACAGGGCTGATATttgtaataataatgtaattgTAGCTATTAAGCAATTTGATTGAACCTTCACTTCCACGGCTACTGCTGCTCTAAAGAAAGTACCCTTGACCCCTTCCTCCATATCGCTCTCGgtctccccctctacccccagACCCATATGAGCAGGTGGTTCTAGGACCTTTGGAAGACCTCAAGGAGGAGCCGCCAGTGGAACCATTCCAGAAAATGGGACCAAGTAAGGCTGCGCTGCATGCTGGTCTGCTGTTGCTTGGCAGATTTGTGTTTTGCTATTGGGCACACCATACTGTgcgagatatacactgagtgtacagaacattaggaacaccatcctaatattgagttgcacccccttttaccctccgaacagcctcaattagtcgggggcatggactacaaggtgtcgaaagtgttccacagggatgctggtccatgttgactctaatgcttcccacagttatgtcaagttggctggatgtcctttgggtggtggaccattcttgatatacatgGAAAACTGTTGCGTGAGAAAAactggcacatactaccataccccgttttaaaggcacttaaatcttttgtcttgcccattcaccctctgaatggcacacatccaccttccatgtctcaattgtctcaaggcctacaaattcttctttaacctgtctcctccccttcatctacactgattttgaagtggattttaacaggtgacatcaataagggatcatagctttcagtcTATCATctgtgttttgtacagtcagtgtatacTGCAAAGTGGTTGATTATGTATCTGAAATCCATCCTTTTGCAGTGTGTTACGGCAATGTTATTAGTTTTAGCATGTAGTGCTTTACCTCATGGATGCAATGTATTTGGCTCTGAGGATAAATATTAGTAGATTATATCCCATTATGAGCGTAATACAATATGATTAGATTTGGGGAATAATTCAGGCTCATTTTCCCCAGCACTGAAAATGAAGGGAACCATTTCAGGCAACCACCAGAGATGCTACACATGTTGTTCTTCTATCATTACAGGAAGTTATTTTTATTGAATGCAAGTAATGTGACATTTTGAGTAACTTTTGTCAATTTCTCCCACAGAAACTGGGAGCTACGTGTGTGAGTTTTGTGGGAAGCAGTACAAGTACTTCAACCCATACCAGGAACATGTGGCTCTTCACCAACCAACGAGTAAGTCATCTCACAGGTCTACGGAAGGGACTAGTCATCTGTTGTAGTCTAACCTCCCAAACTCTCGTCACCTGTGTTAGGTCATCAGTTCAGTTAAAGTAGGTAGATAAGTTGGCACTTATTTATCTGATGGTACTGACACAACTCTCTACCCACAGATTGGTCCTTCGATAATATGAAGTCGCCTCGGTCACGTGGAAGTGTGGGTGGAAACATGGACGTCAGCAAGTACAGTGCCACTAAATTAGAAACCGGTATGGACAACTGAGCTAGGATGTGAATGTATATAGAGTGACAACCAAAGAAGGTGTCCCAAACCACTTAAAGATGTAAACTTTTAGACCTTAAAATGGACCGGAGCGTTTATAATTGAAGTGGGCAGGTTCAAACACTAACTGTCGTTATGTAACATTGTGATATCACTGTAAAGCAAGGCTACAACCTCCTCCCGCAGATCGTTTTGTCTCAACCGTCTCTGCTGTGATCCAAAGCACTCCCTCGCTCGTCTGTCATATCTCTCACCTGATCAGTTCCTCTGTCTCCACTGACTAGTCTGTCTAAGCAGAGCTATTTAAAGCTTGACACACTCCTCTAGCACAGAATAATGGGTCAAAGGAGATGGTGGACAGGAGTAGTAGGACTCGTATTCAAATGCTATGGGTGAATATTCCCTTTTTAATTGAATCCGGTGACGAAAAAGCAATGAATCATCCCAAGGTGACACTCCATATGCAGTACCCATGATGGTCATTTCACTGGATCAGAAAGCAGATATTGCATCATTATCCACCATTATTGTATGATACGTTATGTAGCCACCTGTTTTTCACCCATGTCAGAGGTCTACACTCAAAAATAACTTCATTTTTTTGTGTATCTGGACTGTTTTTACTCACCAAGTAAGAAACCTTTTTGGAGAGCGCAATGGGTTTTCTTTGGGTGTTGTCAGTTAAAACATTGTATTTATtcatactttttatttattttgtgtgttacttttctattatttctctttattttctttctctctgcattgttgggaagggcccgtaagcatttcactgttagtctacaccagttgtttaccaagcatgtgactaatacaatttgatttgatatattccACAGACAGTCCCTTCAGTCGGAAAATAGAGAGCAAAACCCAGTCCAGCTTGGTGGACACCAACAGTTCCCAGAACTCAAGCGGTGAGCACTGAGGCGCTTCTCATTAGCTGTATACTTGTGCATTTTATGAATGTCTCTCTGCACAGTGCAGTATATTTTCAGTTGGGCAACTCTGACAATCATTAGCTGTGAATGTCAATACATAGGGAGACGATGTGTTCTTACTGAGACCTGGGTAGAAcatggaggtagatggagagtGAATCAGGCAGAAATGTGAGTGTTGGTGGCTTagtgcagtgtttcccaacccatgtcctcgagtacccccaacagtacacagttTTATTAGAACTCTGGACatgcacacctgattcaacttgtcaactaatcaccaaaccctcaatgagttgaatgagtTTGTGTTGAGAGTGTTTGTCAAGGGCTACAACGAAActatgtactgttgggggtacttgaggaccagggttgggaaacattgGCTTAGAGTCCAAGCATATAACCACATTCAAATCAAGGCTGTAGTATGATTCCCTACCCTACTTTCTGAAGTATACACTCGTTTGCTCCCCCTTGTGGATTGAAAAATAAGGGATTGGTCTAGGAAATGTAGTGGAAACATCCTCAGTCTAGCCAATGCCTACATCAATCGaatgcttttaaatccacaaggggaggagagaaagtgcACACTGAAAGGGTAGGGAATTTTATCTGAAAACCAATGTAGTGTGTCTGAGTCTgtcactcactttctctcactcAGGTACTCCAAGCCCCCTGGTGACCGGTTCGTTCCCTGCGTCACAGAGTGAGtccactcctctctctacctgcttgcctgcctgcaaACACAAACAAATTTCACCCTCTCCATTTAGTTTATTTTGACCATAATGAGAAACAGCTGCTGCCAGTGATGTTTTCCTACTCGTCATTTTACCCTGTTCATTTGGGCTTGTCACACTTGCACCTCCATTCTGGCAGTGTTTGTGACCCTGAAGTACTTGATGTGAATGGTTGAATTTAGGCAGGTTAATCCATGGCGAATGGAAGAGACTAGGTGTATGACTGTTTTAAGTGGTGTCATGACATGAGGGACTTTTTTTGCTGTCCCATACTTTACCCCAGCTGGGCATAATGATTCTGTGCCCTTCAACAATAACCTATTACAGTTGACAAGCCAGGTGGGAAAATGTCATGACAAAACCTATGCAATCAAATGAAGCTTTATCTacatcttttaccaaataaattaGCCACAAAGTGCTTCACAACAATCAAGACCTAATGCTGCTAGAACCCCAAAGACAAAGCGACAGAGACAATGTCACTAGGTAGGAAGACTCAATCACCCTTAAATGGcatacatagataataaaatattaaattaaGTAGGTTGAACATGTCCCTGTATTTTTATATGCGGTAAAATTAAACTTGCCGGCAGTGACCTAGATCTAGCGATGCACCGGGAATAGACTGGACAGGTCTACAGTGGATGTGCTCTTTCTTATGCAACAGGAAGCCTCATTCTGGTTCTTGTGTTTCTAGAACCCTACACATGTGGCGCCTGTGGCATCCCGTTCCAGTTCTACAACAACCTGCTGGAACACATGCAGTCCCACGCTGGTGAGTTACCTGCACCTAGAGGGAGATATGCCCGACTGGCTCTACTCATGGAGTGTAGTCGTCAAATGGCTGGGAGGCAAGCTTTCAGCTTGATCAAGTTGGTCTCAGTCCAAGTTGAAGTTGAATTCTACGCTTGTTAATGGCTTCATACTTTGGATTCTTAAAGCACTTTGATATTCTTTCAAACTACACCATCATTTTGGAATAGTTTGACACAAACAGCTGCGTATATCACACCCTTAGGTTAAGATATATATCACACATCAAATGTTTTACATATTACATTTATTATGCACTTTATTTGTGTTATGACCCTGTACTTTTATGTGTACCTATTCTTTTGGTTAATTATTGGTTGTTTACTAACCCCATCTAACTGTTAGCCACTAGCTAACCCTCAGCTTTTAGCTAACCCTCTGGAAGTATACGCTGCAGTTCATTAAAGGTCATcatgaaatacattcattaggcttTAATCCATGGGTGGGACTTGGACGGCACAGGCCCACCcccttggcagccaggcccagccactgggaaGGCAGGCCCAGCCAATCCGAAAGGGTTTTTAccataaaaagggctttattacagacagaaatactcctcagcaccccctcagacaatcccgcagatgaagaagcaggatgtggaggtcctgggctggcttggtttacacgtggtctgcggttgtgaggccagttggactttggaggcagcttatggtagaaaaagTAACATTCACTTTTCTGTCAACAGCTCTgtttgacattcctgcagtcagcatgccaattgcccaCTCCCTCAAAATGTGAGaaatttgtggcattgtgttgtggcaaaactgctcattttaaagtggccaatattgtcctcagcacaaggtgcacctgtgtaatgatcatgctgtttaatccgcttcttgatttgccacacctgtcaggtggatgaattatcttggcaaaggagaaatgctcactaacagggatgtaaacaaatttgtgcacaagctttttgtgcatatgaaacatttctgggattttttatttcagctcctgaatgggaccaacactttacatgttgcgtttatattttggttcagtgtataTGGCCCTATAACAATTAACCAATTACTAACACTTTAGCTATTAGCCTTTAGCTATCCCTCTGTAGCTTCTAGCGGTTTGATACTGTAACCCTAGCTTAACAGTTAACCAACTTTCTGTCTGTTTCCCCTCAGCGGATAATGAAAAGCATACCAAAGGGGAGTCTCCAAAGACATCACCGGGCCCAGCCTCACAGGACCAGTTATGGAGGTCCCCCCAGCCCCAGCATCAGGCCCAAGCTCAAATAGTTCAAGTCCAGATACAGGCTCAATCCCAGGCTGCACAGAGAAAACACTCCATCAACCGTGAGTAGGCTACGAATCATTCAATATCGCTGTTATAGTCAATGCTGCCTATGAATAAACAGGGTTTCCACCCACTCTTGAAAATGTGCTATGGTGATGAAATTTCACTTgtgttataaaatacatttcacCTGAACATGATTCGTATTTCGTAACCTAATAAATCCGATGATAAGCACCAAGCTCTGTTGACAGAGCGGTGCCATTTCTTTTGCagaaacttttgaggattttACATGTTGTGGTTGTAGTCTGCAAAGTTGTTTCAAAATTCAAAATTAGCATGGCACAATctaaattaaatgtaaaaggctTTGCAAGTAAAAAGCTTGCAGTATGCTCAGTGCTCCGTTGACATACCAGAGAGAGGCTTTGTTTTTGTAAGAAATCTTCTGAACAGAACAGGAATTTAAATGAAAAGCGTATACTAAAATATAAAAATGCATGACGTCTCAAAATCAATATCCATCTTACCtctatattgttttatgtcctcCGGATTCCAGAAGAAAGATGATGTGTTCTATGGTAAGCCTGTCAGTTAGCCTGTCAGTTAGCATTCTCGcacagcatccagcctagctgacGCAATGCCATAATCCTGATTAATGACCACTTTTTTTCTCTGTTctccattgatttagtcaccTTCATTTTGGTCAAATCTCCAATAACCTTTGAATGGATTATGATAGAGACGTGATTATTTTACCCCCTTGTCATAATATGCGTGTTTGATTGGACACCCTAATAAACCCACTTTGGCCACACTGCCTATGAATACATACTTTATCTCTCTTGCTTaaactctttctcctctctacctccctttccCATAGTTTCCCTCTATTTTCCTCTTtatcccatctcctcctccctctcactgcatctctcactgcatctctcccattcctctctctccacagagcaCAGTGGTGGGTTACCGGAGAAGGAAAGGCAACAGGTAGCCGAGCGTCTCCTGAGGGTGATGTGTACAGACCTGGGCATGCTCAACATGCTCAACAGCAAGGACTTCCTGAAGCTAGCCCAGACCCTGGTGGACACGGGTGCCCGCCACGGTGCCTACTCCACCCGCGACGCCCTGGGCAACATGAGCTCTCTGGCCCTACGCCAGCTTCCCCGCATGTACAACCAGGTCAAGGTGAAGGTGACTTGCGCCCTAGGCTCCAACTCCTACCTGGGTATTGCCGTCACCTGCCACTCCCAGACAGTGGGACCTGATGCCTGCCTAGTGCTGACAGCCTACCAGGTGGAGGGGTCCAGGCTCAAGCGCTATGTTTTAGGAGTCAAGGAGGCAGACCTGAGGGAGGCGCCAGAGCAGGTGCACCAGTGGACACAGAACGTGCTGTCGGAGTTCGTCATGTCAGACATCCGCACGGTGTATGTGACTGAGCCgcgggtgggggtggggggcttgCCGCTGGGTGGAGGCGGGCGGAGGAGGGTGTGCCTGCGGTGTGCCGGGTGCTCGTTGAGTGCTGTGGTTCAAGCGGTGCTGGGGAAGCACAGCTTGCAGGCAAGGGGGCTCCACGAGCTGGCTGAGCTGTTGGCTGCCTGCCACGACATCGCCGCCTCCACCAGCCTCTTGTCCACCAGCGCCGCCACGGATGAGGGCATGTCtaacccctccactccccctgGGCTCAGCCCCACTCCTCCCTGCTGGGACCGCATGGCTGAGGCCCTCCTTCAGGTGCACTCCCACTTTGAGCAGATCTTCGAGGCGTATGGGAGGAGCAAGGCCACGGCTTCCACACTGCAGGGCCTCAACAAGCACCTTCTAGGGACACTGACCTGCCTGTTGGCCCCTCTGCGCCTGGCCGCCCTGGAACTCAGCAGCCAGAGGAGGCCAACCCTGCAACAGGTGCTACCTGTCTACCTGCGCTTGGAGAAACTGTTCACCTCCAAGGCTGGGGAAGTGGGGACCTCCAGCAAGCTCTGCCATTACTTTCTGGAAGCTCTTAAGGAGAACTTCAAGGTGGAGAAAGCCCACCAGGTAGCCATGGTGCTGGACCCCCAGCTGAAGCTGCGTCCTGTCCCAGCCTACCAGCAAGAGGAGATCATCGCCCACGCCTGCGAGATGGCCACAGACGCCCGCGACGGTGGGGGGTCCGGAGGTGAGGATGTGGATGGACCCTCAACACTCAAACGGCTCCGCGTGGACGTCCCCAGGGGTGGGGTGAATGCCAGAGGGGTAGTAGCCGTGTCGTCGGGTGAGGCGTCGTCAGATGAATGCCAGACCCAGGTGAGACAGGAGGTGTTCCAGTATCTGGCTGAACCGCTCCTCCAGGGTACCAACCCAGACCTCTTCCACTACTGGAGCACCACTGTGGGCGACCGCTACCCCAAACTGGCACGCCTGGCACTGTGGCTGCTGGCCGTGCCCGCTGTGGGTGTCCGCAGCGAGTGTGTGAGCGTCTGTGAACAGAGCTTGGCCATGAAGAGGAGGCAGCAGGTCACCGCCGAGGAGATGAACAAACTAATCTTCCTGCGCTCCAACATGGCCTGAATGTTACGGTCCGACCAATAAGGCTGACCGAACCACGACCATAGCTCGACTGTCCTAGACCGACCCACCAATGACTACACAGACTTTCTACAGCGGGATAGCGGAACCCATAGTGCGATCTTCTCAAGATGCTGATCAAACTGTGGTTAGTGCCAAATGCaacaaagaaaaaatgtattatcAGGGGTTGAATTGCTTTTAAAATTGATAGGATAAATGACAAGGATAGTAAGTAAGGGGTGTTGCGTCTGGTGCTAGCTAGTAACCGCTGTTATTAGTAACCGCTGTTATTCTTTGGCCCTTAAAGATCTCGCTTTCACTGAATCACTTCTGACCCTTATGTGTCAAAGTCAATTTCATGCCTTTACTATGTTATCAAACTGCCGTCTTTTTACAATTTCTTCAATGGCTTGTAGTTGTCTGGCTTTAGTAGCCCTTTGAAGGACTAAAGGAGGAAGATTGGCCTTCGGTGGTTGTGTATGGCCTGGCATCAGATCCGTTCTGGACAATGGTGCCATTGGAGTGATCTGTTACTGAGTGACTATACTGAATGACTTGATGGTTGGGGTGGGTGTGATTAGGAACTCGTCGGCCTGATTGCTATATATATTTTAGTAATAATAAATTCAATAGAAAGAGGAAAAGAGAACTTAAATGAAGTGGGcctccaaccccacccagccaacatgtttccatccatcccacacctggaaaccatgtttcCCCACCCCCCCTAGAAACTAGATTTGCTCGTCAGTCAGCACTCCCCCCTCCAGGTGACCagaggtgtcgaaagcattccacagggatgctggcccatgttgactctaatgctttccacagttgtgaagttggctggatgtcctctggatggtggaccattcttgagacacacacaggaaaatgttgagcgtgaatacaacagcgttgcagttctagacacactcaaaccggtttgcctggcacctactaccataccccgttcaaaggcacttcaaaatgttgtcttgcacattcaccctctgaatggcacacatagacAATCTATCCAATTTATTATaatttattattttgtatatgtGTTGGGctttatacattttatttgtatgTATTAGGCTTTAGCTAAGATTATTCTTTAGAGTCAAGTATATTTGTTCAGGCCTCAATTGTTCCTTGATTAGCACCATTCATTCTCGCTGTGGATAATTCTGATGTTAGAGCTTCTAACAGTAACTGTATCCACTGGAGAATTGGGAGAGAGTGAGGTGATTGCCATCTAAGACACAACAGCTTTTTTTTTGCGGCAATGCTGCCTGCCAGCAGTTAATCATCTCTTATTGAGAGGTTCAAGGAGCTATCGTTGTTAAGTAACATGTGCAGGGCACTCCCACATAATTTGAAAAATTTGCCTAACTGATTTAGGGGACACAGTGAACAGTTGGGAGTTGGGGCCAATTTTATCATAAAACGCATCCTTGGTGATAAATACAGTCTGTGAACAAACTTAAAATGTATAAATGAATGGTTTGTGTAGGTCATATTTTTCCATGTTCTGTTCGTTAGTCAGATTCAATTAGATCTGTCGAAAACAATACGTTTTTTTAATGGCTAGCTCAGAATGAGCTTTCCaagttgtttatatattatagagatcAGTCCTTTCCAGAGCCCAGATCATTTATTTATAAGTCCCATCATTGGACGGTTCGGTAGTTGGGTTTCCCAAGGGACTTCTTACGCCAGCATAGCTGACCTAAgttgtgtaaaaaaatattttaaatgtaCAAAAGAAGAAAGAGTTGCCTGGTATGTGTATATCTCAAATCTTGGAATATTCTCAAACCATTTCTGTCCATGATACCAGTAAAGGTACGGATTCCAAATTTGGACCATTGGGGAGGATGCAAAAGGCTGCCCTACAGATCGCAAGGCATTCTTGTGATATATTGGAGCATGCCATTTTGATTCCTAGTTGCGTTGTTTAACAACTGGCGCAAAATAGAAATTGTGTGAGCTATAATGGGACCAAAGCATACTTGACATTGTTTAAGGGGTATATCTGTGAAGACCACCTCTTCCATGGCAATAGGAGACAATATTTCTCTCTATTCAAAACGATTTAGGATGGGTTGAAATGCTAGTGCCTGGAAATACTATTTAAAGTTTGGTAGGGATAGTCCTACGTCTTTCCCTCGTGATTTTGTTCAGTTTAGAGAGATGTCTGGTCTATCAAAAGCTTTTCCTGCATGGAGAGAGAATGCAGCCCAAGGAGCATCTAAGATATGTCATAGTCGAGGGAGGTTATCCAAGAAGAAATGTTTTTAAACAAACCCATGTGGGCCAATTTGGGTAAGTCTCGAGATGGGACGACAGCATCTTGGAAAAAACGTTTAATATTTATGTTTATCAAAGATAGGAAGAACACTGGCAGGCAtccttaacttttttttttaacttaaagTGAAATTAGTGCTGTATTCACATCTCTCCCAAATGAACCTTTGTGAACAGCTGTGTTAATCATTTCGAGCAATAGTGGACCGAATTGATTCCCAAAATTGTATTAGACCTCAGGAGGAATACCCTCCCATCCAGGTGATCATGCTAGCCCCAATGTCCTTTTGAGTTTACTGAAAGACTTTTGGGCTCCCAGTGAGGTGGCTTCCTCTGATAGAAGAGGTGTTCTTAATTATTTTAGAAAGGACTTAGTCTGGGTTGGT
It contains:
- the LOC109873627 gene encoding zinc finger protein 618 encodes the protein MSAQEVPTNPAQEQVDTGDGVPDGPTATPTTATLAVPVTIKKEPGTQGASNGKDVPAEICVVLGGGGKSRNDQTQGSYVCGICGKKYKYYNCFQTHVRAHRESDSMPGEGAPPAPNNSFRYSCDICGKKYKYYSCFQEHRDLHAVDDPYEQVVLGPLEDLKEEPPVEPFQKMGPKTGSYVCEFCGKQYKYFNPYQEHVALHQPTNWSFDNMKSPRSRGSVGGNMDVSKYSATKLETDSPFSRKIESKTQSSLVDTNSSQNSSGTPSPLVTGSFPASQKPYTCGACGIPFQFYNNLLEHMQSHAADNEKHTKGESPKTSPGPASQDQLWRSPQPQHQAQAQIVQVQIQAQSQAAQRKHSINQHSGGLPEKERQQVAERLLRVMCTDLGMLNMLNSKDFLKLAQTLVDTGARHGAYSTRDALGNMSSLALRQLPRMYNQVKVKVTCALGSNSYLGIAVTCHSQTVGPDACLVLTAYQVEGSRLKRYVLGVKEADLREAPEQVHQWTQNVLSEFVMSDIRTVYVTEPRVGVGGLPLGGGGRRRVCLRCAGCSLSAVVQAVLGKHSLQARGLHELAELLAACHDIAASTSLLSTSAATDEGMSNPSTPPGLSPTPPCWDRMAEALLQVHSHFEQIFEAYGRSKATASTLQGLNKHLLGTLTCLLAPLRLAALELSSQRRPTLQQVLPVYLRLEKLFTSKAGEVGTSSKLCHYFLEALKENFKVEKAHQVAMVLDPQLKLRPVPAYQQEEIIAHACEMATDARDGGGSGGEDVDGPSTLKRLRVDVPRGGVNARGVVAVSSGEASSDECQTQVRQEVFQYLAEPLLQGTNPDLFHYWSTTVGDRYPKLARLALWLLAVPAVGVRSECVSVCEQSLAMKRRQQVTAEEMNKLIFLRSNMA